The genome window GAACTATGCCTCATGCTGGACGCTCTGAAACGCGCAAGCGCACGCAGAGTTACTGCAGTTATCCCTTATTATGGATATGCAAGACAGGATAGAAAAGTTTCCCCTCGTGCTCCTATCAGCGCAAAACTGATTGCAGACTTCTTAGCTGTAGCCGGTATGCACCGCATGGTCACAATTGACCTGCACGCAGGACAGATTCAGGGATTTTTCAATCTCCCAGTTGACAATATTTACGCAGCACCTGTTCTTCTTGATGAATTACGCCATCGTAAAGACGACATGGTTATGGTTTCCCCTGATGCAGGTGGAACCGAACGTGCCAGAGCTTATGCAAAACGCCTTAATGCCGGACTTGCAATTGTTGACAAACGTCGCGATGCACCTAATCAGGCTAAAGCAATGAACGTAATCGGAGAAGTTTCAGGAAAAACCTGTGTCGTTATGGATGACATGATCGACACAGCCGGAACCATATGTCAGGCTGCAAAAGTACTGATGGACCACGGCGCAAAGGAAGTAA of Maridesulfovibrio ferrireducens contains these proteins:
- a CDS encoding ribose-phosphate pyrophosphokinase, whose translation is MNGELKIISGSSNLALSEAICEHLGSRLTPCLREKFSDGEIRIEIQDNVRGCDVFVVQSTCNPVNFHFMELCLMLDALKRASARRVTAVIPYYGYARQDRKVSPRAPISAKLIADFLAVAGMHRMVTIDLHAGQIQGFFNLPVDNIYAAPVLLDELRHRKDDMVMVSPDAGGTERARAYAKRLNAGLAIVDKRRDAPNQAKAMNVIGEVSGKTCVVMDDMIDTAGTICQAAKVLMDHGAKEVIACATHPVLSGPAIDRLCAAPFSEVIVTNTLPVPEEKLKCGKIKVLSVAGLLAKCIHNVHTESSVSVLFV